A genomic segment from Solibacillus sp. FSL H8-0538 encodes:
- a CDS encoding phage tail protein gives MAEAYIGEIRIFTGKYAPKGWALCDGQLLSITQNTALYTILGKKFGGDGETNFALPNLQGKTPLHQGTGTGLTPRGFAEDGGTATTTLIHTEIPAHTHYPNSKNSPNNDSPENTIWSDTNTTPKNGVLAYVESAPNTTMNPLALQAVGGSQPHNNMQPYLALNFIICINGGEYPVKG, from the coding sequence ATGGCAGAAGCATATATAGGTGAAATTCGTATATTTACAGGGAAATACGCTCCTAAAGGTTGGGCATTGTGTGACGGACAGCTTTTATCAATCACTCAAAACACAGCGCTATATACAATTTTAGGGAAAAAATTTGGTGGAGATGGGGAAACAAACTTCGCTTTACCGAATTTACAAGGTAAAACGCCTCTCCATCAGGGGACAGGAACCGGTTTGACACCAAGAGGTTTTGCGGAAGATGGTGGCACTGCGACTACCACTTTGATACACACTGAAATTCCGGCGCATACGCATTATCCAAACTCTAAAAATTCACCAAATAATGATAGCCCTGAAAATACAATTTGGTCCGATACCAATACAACACCTAAGAATGGGGTTCTCGCTTATGTAGAATCAGCTCCAAATACTACTATGAATCCCTTAGCTTTACAAGCTGTTGGAGGAAGTCAACCGCATAATAACATGCAACCTTATTTAGCGTTAAACTTTATTATTTGCATTAACGG